One segment of Spiroplasma kunkelii CR2-3x DNA contains the following:
- the rplV gene encoding 50S ribosomal protein L22, which produces MDVRANLRSIRISPRKVRLVTDLIRNKKVGDAIVILNNTNKKSSVPVQKLVKSAVANAVNNNGLDADRLFIKEIFVNEGPTLKRFRPRAHGRAYEILKRTSHITVTVSDGQQ; this is translated from the coding sequence ATGGATGTAAGAGCAAACTTAAGAAGTATTAGAATATCGCCGCGAAAAGTAAGATTAGTTACCGATTTAATTCGGAATAAAAAAGTGGGAGACGCAATAGTTATTCTTAACAACACAAACAAAAAATCATCAGTTCCAGTTCAAAAATTAGTTAAATCAGCGGTAGCAAATGCCGTTAATAATAATGGATTGGATGCTGATCGCTTATTTATTAAAGAAATCTTCGTTAACGAAGGACCAACATTAAAACGTTTCCGTCCGCGTGCACATGGGCGAGCATATGAAATATTGAAGAGAACAAGTCACATCACAGTTACTGTTAGTGATGGACAACAATAA
- the rpsC gene encoding 30S ribosomal protein S3, protein MGQKVSPTGLRVGVIKTWDSRWYAEKQEYVKWLHQDIKIRKALMKELKGASVSKIEIERTKKEIVIFIRTARVGVVLGQEGKNIAKLVKLVHVTIGDRKIEVKINVVEIKNPDTDAQLVANTIAEQIVNRASFRSVQKLAIKKAMKAGAQGIKTSVSGRLGGVDMARTEGYTEGTVPLATLRSDIDYALAEALTTYGQIGVKIWICKGEILSKELVSTSDEKPKFEKRDFNRSNNNRRYQGPKSHPAAKEAK, encoded by the coding sequence ATGGGTCAAAAAGTTAGTCCAACAGGATTACGCGTTGGAGTTATTAAAACGTGAGATTCAAGATGATACGCTGAAAAGCAAGAATATGTCAAATGATTGCATCAAGATATCAAGATTAGAAAAGCTCTAATGAAAGAATTAAAAGGAGCAAGTGTTTCTAAAATTGAAATTGAACGAACAAAAAAAGAAATTGTTATCTTTATTAGAACTGCTCGTGTTGGTGTTGTCTTAGGACAAGAAGGAAAAAACATCGCAAAATTAGTAAAATTAGTACATGTTACAATCGGCGATCGTAAAATAGAAGTAAAAATTAATGTTGTTGAAATTAAAAACCCAGACACTGATGCACAATTAGTGGCGAATACAATTGCTGAACAGATTGTTAATCGTGCTTCATTTAGAAGTGTTCAAAAATTAGCAATTAAAAAAGCAATGAAAGCTGGAGCACAAGGAATTAAAACTTCTGTTTCAGGACGTTTAGGTGGTGTAGATATGGCACGAACAGAAGGATATACCGAAGGAACCGTACCATTAGCAACTTTACGTAGTGATATTGATTATGCTTTAGCCGAAGCTTTAACAACCTATGGCCAAATTGGAGTTAAAATTTGAATTTGTAAGGGAGAAATCCTAAGCAAAGAATTAGTTTCTACAAGTGATGAAAAACCAAAGTTTGAAAAACGCGACTTTAATCGTTCAAACAATAATCGTCGTTATCAAGGACCAAAATCACACCCCGCTGCTAAGGAGGCAAAATAA
- the rplP gene encoding 50S ribosomal protein L16 yields MLLPKRTKYRRPHRIKYEGKAKGNTKVDFGEFGLKSLDGAWITNRQIEAARIAMTRYMKRWGKVWIRIFPHMAKTKKPLEVRMGSGKGSPEEWVAVVKTGTVMFEVAGVSEETALEALRLAMHKLPVRCKIVKKGEE; encoded by the coding sequence ATGTTATTACCAAAAAGAACAAAATATCGTCGTCCGCATCGTATTAAATATGAAGGAAAAGCAAAAGGAAATACGAAAGTAGATTTTGGAGAATTTGGATTAAAATCACTAGATGGAGCCTGAATTACAAACCGCCAAATTGAAGCAGCGCGGATTGCAATGACACGTTATATGAAACGTTGAGGAAAAGTTTGAATTAGAATTTTTCCTCATATGGCAAAAACAAAAAAACCATTAGAAGTTCGAATGGGTTCAGGAAAAGGTTCACCTGAAGAATGAGTAGCAGTTGTTAAAACAGGAACGGTCATGTTTGAAGTAGCAGGTGTTTCTGAAGAAACTGCCCTTGAAGCATTACGATTAGCAATGCATAAATTACCAGTAAGATGTAAGATTGTTAAAAAAGGAGAAGAGTAA
- the rpmC gene encoding 50S ribosomal protein L29, with product MNDLTKKSVEELKKLEEESRAELFALRFQSAMGNLEKPHSIGELKKQIARILTILSAHKNAGENTAINVKVNLNETYAKIEKESQAFAKQRKAKIEQMMAEQQAAKEEMPGLMDLPLNDAMDLTEEAVVSTTGGANVLDEQKTRVAAKKPAGGKESHKKKVVGEEKPTIGKAATAVVKKLSVNKKDVIQETKTDKDATLKTLIKEKAAAKKPTAKSKTTPSDKTTVTVKSVTPAKADIEVPKGTKKAEPTKTTKKTTELNAKEKLAAIKSSVAMGGTAKGRGSGVKIDLELKTKDPNAKEYTYGSNWKENHDKILSAGKTTKKADDKTIKKGTGKK from the coding sequence ATGAATGATTTAACCAAAAAATCAGTTGAAGAATTGAAAAAACTGGAAGAAGAATCACGTGCTGAATTATTTGCGTTACGATTCCAATCAGCAATGGGGAATTTAGAAAAACCACATAGCATTGGGGAATTAAAAAAACAAATTGCTCGCATTTTAACAATCTTATCTGCTCATAAAAATGCTGGGGAAAACACCGCAATTAATGTTAAAGTTAATTTAAATGAAACATATGCGAAAATTGAAAAAGAATCACAAGCATTTGCAAAACAACGCAAGGCAAAAATTGAGCAAATGATGGCTGAGCAACAAGCTGCTAAAGAAGAAATGCCAGGTTTAATGGATTTACCATTAAATGACGCAATGGACTTAACAGAAGAAGCTGTTGTTTCAACAACAGGAGGAGCAAATGTTCTTGATGAACAAAAAACACGAGTTGCGGCAAAGAAACCAGCCGGTGGGAAAGAATCTCATAAGAAAAAAGTTGTTGGAGAAGAAAAACCGACAATTGGAAAAGCAGCTACAGCAGTTGTGAAAAAACTTTCAGTGAATAAAAAAGATGTTATACAAGAAACTAAAACTGATAAAGATGCAACATTAAAAACTTTAATTAAAGAAAAAGCTGCGGCAAAGAAACCAACAGCAAAAAGTAAAACAACACCAAGCGACAAAACAACAGTAACTGTTAAATCAGTTACTCCGGCTAAAGCAGACATTGAAGTACCAAAAGGAACAAAAAAAGCAGAGCCAACTAAGACAACTAAAAAAACAACTGAACTTAATGCAAAAGAAAAATTAGCAGCAATTAAAAGTTCTGTTGCGATGGGTGGCACTGCAAAAGGGCGTGGTTCAGGAGTTAAAATTGATTTAGAATTAAAAACAAAAGACCCTAACGCAAAAGAATATACTTATGGTTCAAATTGAAAAGAAAATCATGATAAAATCTTATCCGCTGGTAAAACAACAAAAAAAGCCGATGACAAAACAATTAAGAAAGGGACAGGTAAAAAATAA
- the rpsQ gene encoding 30S ribosomal protein S17 gives MMERNSRKVLQGRVISDKAEKTITVLVETYKNHPLYKKRVKYSKKYLAHDEQNQAHIGDKVSIMETRPLSKNKHFRLIQVIEKAIG, from the coding sequence ATAATGGAAAGAAATAGTCGTAAAGTCTTACAAGGACGTGTTATTTCAGATAAAGCTGAAAAAACAATTACTGTTTTAGTTGAAACATATAAAAATCACCCCTTATATAAAAAACGTGTAAAGTATTCAAAAAAATATTTAGCACATGATGAACAAAATCAAGCCCACATTGGAGATAAAGTAAGCATTATGGAAACGCGTCCTTTATCAAAAAATAAACACTTTCGTCTAATTCAAGTTATTGAAAAAGCAATTGGTTAG
- the rplN gene encoding 50S ribosomal protein L14 translates to MIQQESRLKVADNSGAKEVLVIKNLGGSWRKFTNIGDIVVCTIKRATPGGIVKKGQVVKAVIVRTRRGLKRSDGTQIQFSENAVVLIKDDKNPRGTRIFGSIAREVKDAGFVKIASLAPEVL, encoded by the coding sequence ATGATCCAACAAGAATCAAGATTAAAAGTTGCTGATAACTCTGGGGCAAAAGAAGTGTTAGTAATTAAAAATTTGGGTGGTTCATGACGAAAGTTTACTAATATTGGGGATATCGTTGTATGTACAATTAAAAGAGCAACCCCTGGTGGAATTGTCAAAAAAGGACAAGTTGTTAAAGCGGTTATCGTGCGTACTAGACGTGGTTTAAAACGAAGTGATGGAACACAAATTCAATTTTCAGAAAATGCTGTAGTATTAATTAAAGATGATAAAAACCCACGTGGAACACGGATTTTTGGGTCAATCGCCCGGGAAGTTAAAGATGCTGGTTTTGTAAAAATTGCATCATTAGCACCAGAAGTATTATAG
- the rplX gene encoding 50S ribosomal protein L24: MNKVKFKKGDLVKVIAGKHKGTEGPIIRVLREKSRVVIEGITNIKHVKPSQDNTEGGIQQVPASVHISNVALIDPKNKKEITKISYQIADNGKKVRIARKSKAHLA, translated from the coding sequence ATGAATAAAGTTAAATTTAAAAAAGGTGATTTAGTGAAAGTTATAGCCGGAAAACATAAAGGAACAGAAGGTCCAATCATTCGTGTCTTACGTGAAAAAAGTCGTGTGGTAATTGAAGGAATTACAAATATTAAACATGTTAAACCTTCACAAGATAACACTGAAGGAGGAATTCAACAAGTTCCCGCTTCAGTTCATATTTCAAATGTTGCATTAATTGATCCAAAAAATAAAAAAGAAATTACTAAAATTAGTTATCAAATTGCTGATAATGGTAAAAAAGTTCGTATTGCTCGTAAATCAAAAGCGCATTTAGCGTAG
- the rplE gene encoding 50S ribosomal protein L5 → MNVNLEKKYKNTIVKELFKEQRFQSIMQVPVVKKIVVNMGAGDATQNSKVIEDITNELALITGLRPVVTKAKDSIASFKLREGMPIGAKVTLRGKKMYQFLDKLINIALPRVRDFRGLNKDAFDGRGNYTLGIKEQIIFPEIDYDKVKRVRGMDITIVTSATNDADARALLRKMGMPFKK, encoded by the coding sequence ATGAATGTTAATTTAGAAAAAAAATATAAGAATACAATTGTTAAAGAATTATTCAAAGAGCAACGTTTTCAATCAATAATGCAAGTTCCTGTTGTTAAAAAAATTGTTGTTAACATGGGAGCTGGGGATGCAACACAAAATAGTAAAGTAATTGAAGATATTACAAATGAATTAGCATTAATAACTGGGTTACGACCAGTTGTTACCAAAGCTAAAGATTCAATTGCTTCCTTTAAATTACGTGAAGGAATGCCAATTGGAGCAAAAGTTACTTTACGTGGAAAAAAAATGTATCAGTTTTTAGATAAACTAATCAACATTGCTTTACCACGAGTAAGAGATTTCCGTGGGCTTAATAAAGATGCCTTTGATGGGCGTGGAAATTATACCTTAGGAATTAAAGAACAAATTATTTTCCCTGAAATTGACTATGATAAAGTTAAAAGAGTACGGGGAATGGATATTACAATTGTCACAAGTGCAACAAATGATGCTGATGCTCGAGCATTATTAAGAAAAATGGGAATGCCATTTAAAAAATAG
- a CDS encoding type Z 30S ribosomal protein S14, with amino-acid sequence MAKKSLKVKQQCHPKFKVRGYTRCGNNCGRPHAVLRKFDLCRLCFRNLASKGQIPGVRKASW; translated from the coding sequence ATGGCCAAAAAATCATTAAAAGTTAAACAACAATGCCATCCAAAATTCAAGGTAAGAGGTTATACTCGATGTGGAAACAACTGTGGACGACCTCATGCTGTGTTACGTAAATTTGATTTATGTCGTTTATGCTTTAGAAATTTAGCAAGTAAAGGACAAATTCCTGGGGTTAGAAAAGCTTCATGATAG
- the rpsH gene encoding 30S ribosomal protein S8, whose translation MMIDTIADMLTRIRNANQRLHKSVKMPSSKMKVRIAEILKKEGYVEDFKVSGDIKKDLTLTLKYKGKTKVISGLKRISKPGLRVYVTVEEVPQVLNGMGIAIISTNQGIMTDKAAKKAHLGGEVIAYVW comes from the coding sequence ATGATGATTGATACAATCGCTGATATGTTAACAAGAATTCGCAATGCTAATCAACGTTTACACAAAAGTGTAAAAATGCCGTCAAGTAAAATGAAAGTAAGAATTGCTGAAATTTTGAAAAAAGAAGGCTATGTCGAAGACTTTAAAGTATCAGGAGATATTAAAAAAGACTTAACGTTAACTTTAAAGTATAAAGGTAAAACAAAAGTTATTTCAGGATTAAAACGAATCTCAAAACCAGGTTTAAGAGTTTATGTAACCGTTGAAGAAGTACCTCAAGTTTTAAATGGAATGGGAATTGCAATTATTTCAACAAACCAAGGAATTATGACAGACAAAGCAGCAAAAAAAGCTCACTTAGGTGGGGAAGTTATTGCTTATGTGTGATAG
- the rplF gene encoding 50S ribosomal protein L6 yields the protein MSRIGNRELKIPVGVEVTIQPNNVIVKSAKGQLEQAIPSVITVAAKEGVVTTTRANDVKHSKQLHGTINSLIQGMLEGVSKGFKKELEINGVGYRAALAGNKLTLSLGYSHPIEYKIPQGITITLPKPTQIIVEGISKKLVGEVAANIRNYRKPEPYKGKGIKYKNKHIIRKEGKSAGK from the coding sequence ATGTCTCGAATTGGTAATAGAGAGTTAAAAATTCCAGTTGGTGTTGAAGTAACAATTCAACCAAATAATGTTATTGTAAAAAGCGCAAAAGGACAATTAGAACAAGCAATTCCAAGTGTTATTACTGTTGCCGCCAAAGAAGGTGTTGTGACAACAACTAGAGCAAATGATGTGAAACATAGTAAGCAATTACATGGCACAATTAATTCTTTAATTCAAGGAATGTTAGAAGGTGTCAGCAAAGGTTTCAAAAAAGAATTAGAAATTAATGGAGTAGGGTATCGTGCGGCGTTAGCTGGTAATAAGTTAACATTAAGTTTAGGATATTCTCATCCAATTGAATATAAAATTCCGCAAGGAATTACAATTACACTTCCAAAACCAACACAAATTATTGTAGAAGGAATTTCAAAAAAATTAGTTGGGGAAGTAGCTGCAAACATCAGAAATTATCGTAAGCCAGAACCTTATAAAGGTAAAGGAATTAAATACAAAAACAAACACATTATCCGTAAAGAAGGAAAATCTGCTGGTAAATAG
- the rplR gene encoding 50S ribosomal protein L18 produces the protein MANLQSKSSSAKRKRRHFRVRAKINGTTSVPRLNVFKSNGHFYAQLIDDVKQKTIVAASTLKMTGLKSTSNIAAAEKVGDEIAKKALDKKVTTVVFDRGGYLYHGKVKAFAEAARKAGLKF, from the coding sequence ATGGCAAATTTACAAAGTAAAAGTAGTAGTGCAAAACGAAAAAGAAGACATTTTCGTGTTCGTGCCAAAATTAATGGTACAACATCTGTTCCTCGTTTAAATGTGTTTAAATCAAATGGGCATTTTTATGCTCAATTAATTGATGATGTGAAACAAAAAACAATTGTTGCAGCCTCAACATTAAAAATGACTGGTTTAAAATCAACAAGCAATATTGCAGCGGCAGAAAAAGTTGGCGATGAAATTGCAAAAAAAGCACTTGATAAAAAAGTTACAACGGTAGTATTTGATCGTGGTGGATATTTATACCATGGCAAAGTAAAAGCATTTGCAGAGGCTGCTCGTAAAGCAGGACTTAAATTTTAA
- the rpsE gene encoding 30S ribosomal protein S5: MAENKTDLKPNTGNLDQPAAKKEGPQHNFRQGNQRFERNNDRRGDENMFEEKVVTIRRVTKVTKGGRHFRFAAVVVIGDKKGRVGFGTGKANEVPDAIKKAIKEAKKQLVKVPLLGTTVPHEVIGYFGAGKVLIKPARKGTGVIAGGPARAVIELAGLADVYTKSLGSNTPINMIRATLDGLSNLRTIDQIAKLRGKTVEELQG; this comes from the coding sequence ATGGCAGAGAATAAAACAGATTTAAAACCAAATACAGGAAACTTAGATCAACCAGCAGCAAAAAAAGAAGGACCACAACATAATTTTCGGCAAGGTAATCAACGTTTTGAACGTAATAATGATCGTCGTGGTGATGAAAATATGTTTGAAGAAAAAGTTGTAACAATTCGTCGGGTTACTAAAGTAACAAAAGGAGGACGTCATTTCCGCTTTGCGGCAGTTGTTGTGATTGGTGATAAAAAAGGTCGCGTTGGTTTTGGGACTGGAAAAGCAAACGAAGTTCCTGATGCAATCAAAAAAGCAATTAAAGAGGCAAAAAAACAATTAGTAAAAGTACCACTATTGGGAACAACTGTTCCACATGAAGTTATTGGTTATTTTGGAGCAGGAAAAGTATTAATTAAACCAGCTCGCAAAGGGACAGGAGTTATTGCTGGAGGACCAGCCCGAGCTGTGATTGAATTAGCAGGTTTAGCAGATGTTTATACAAAATCATTAGGATCAAATACCCCAATTAATATGATTCGTGCAACATTAGATGGTTTAAGTAATTTACGAACAATTGATCAAATTGCAAAATTACGTGGTAAAACCGTAGAAGAGTTACAAGGATAA
- the rplO gene encoding 50S ribosomal protein L15 yields MKLNGLQYTDGARHSKKRLGRGTSSGLGKTAGKGHKGQNARTGGGVRPGFEGGQTPIFRRLPKVGFTNLTTKKYVLLNLSDLEKLGLNEINHQTLVAKKVLKNEKELIKILGNGTISKSVNVKVNKVSQTAKTAIEKAGGKVEVI; encoded by the coding sequence ATGAAATTAAACGGATTACAATATACTGATGGAGCCCGTCATAGTAAAAAACGACTAGGACGAGGAACTTCATCAGGATTAGGAAAAACAGCTGGTAAAGGACATAAAGGGCAAAATGCTCGCACCGGTGGTGGTGTTAGACCTGGATTTGAAGGGGGACAAACTCCTATATTCCGTCGTTTACCAAAGGTTGGTTTTACTAATTTAACAACCAAAAAATATGTCTTATTAAACTTAAGTGATTTGGAAAAATTAGGATTGAATGAAATTAACCATCAAACATTAGTTGCCAAAAAAGTGCTAAAAAATGAAAAAGAATTAATTAAAATCTTAGGTAATGGTACAATATCTAAGAGTGTTAATGTTAAAGTTAACAAAGTTTCGCAAACTGCAAAAACAGCAATTGAAAAAGCTGGAGGAAAAGTGGAGGTAATATAG
- the secY gene encoding preprotein translocase subunit SecY, producing the protein MTRHNREVDIVKSSNFFVKNKDLIKRICFTLLILVLIRLCSYLTVPGVKISSNFQDLSNNDQFFSLISMLGGGTLGKFSILALGVSPYITASIIVQLLSTDVIPPLSRWAKSGERGRKKLDRLTKWLTIPFAIMQGIATIFTMANQGIISPKWDSSDFGTGSPIFYYTLVPTALIAGTMLMLWLADQMTIRGIGNGVSLIIFAGIIAQLPNNLQTTFKFWISGQEDINLLFDGILKFLVYVVMFLLVVLFVVMLNESERKLPIQQTGSGFVTGNEETRPFLPLKINSAGVIPVIFASALISAPITVAQIISVSNPNNGFVEFTNNYLSFSTWPGIIIYAILTILFTFLYSQVQMNPEKIAENFQKAGTFIPGVRPGKETEKYIKGTINRLSILGSVFLAAIAILPYVISKLTALPSALAIGGTGLIIMVSVALETMRQVKGRITQQAFIDKKSQQLTDDTKDSYLW; encoded by the coding sequence ATGACTCGCCATAATCGCGAGGTTGACATTGTTAAATCATCAAACTTTTTTGTTAAAAATAAAGATTTGATTAAACGAATTTGTTTTACTTTATTAATTTTAGTTTTAATTCGTTTATGTAGTTATTTAACAGTCCCAGGCGTAAAAATTTCATCTAACTTTCAAGATTTATCAAACAATGATCAGTTCTTTAGTTTGATTTCAATGTTAGGAGGAGGAACGCTTGGAAAGTTTTCAATTTTAGCTTTAGGAGTATCACCATATATTACTGCTTCAATTATTGTACAGTTATTATCAACTGATGTAATTCCGCCTTTATCACGCTGAGCTAAAAGTGGAGAACGTGGGCGGAAAAAATTAGATCGCTTAACAAAGTGATTAACAATTCCATTTGCAATTATGCAAGGAATTGCGACAATTTTTACTATGGCAAACCAAGGCATTATTTCTCCAAAATGAGATTCATCTGATTTTGGAACGGGAAGTCCAATCTTTTATTATACATTAGTTCCAACCGCCTTAATTGCAGGAACAATGTTAATGCTTTGATTAGCAGATCAAATGACAATTAGAGGGATTGGTAATGGGGTCTCATTAATTATTTTTGCCGGAATTATTGCGCAATTACCAAATAATTTACAAACAACTTTTAAATTCTGAATTTCAGGACAAGAAGACATTAACTTATTATTTGATGGAATTTTAAAATTCTTAGTGTATGTTGTAATGTTCTTATTAGTGGTTTTATTTGTTGTAATGTTAAATGAATCAGAACGGAAATTGCCAATTCAGCAAACAGGAAGTGGTTTTGTAACTGGAAATGAAGAAACCCGTCCCTTCTTACCATTAAAAATTAATTCCGCTGGAGTTATTCCCGTAATTTTTGCCTCAGCATTAATTTCAGCCCCAATTACTGTTGCACAGATTATTAGTGTAAGTAATCCAAATAATGGTTTTGTGGAATTTACCAATAATTATTTATCGTTTAGTACATGACCAGGAATTATTATTTATGCGATTTTAACAATTTTATTTACTTTCTTATATTCACAAGTACAAATGAATCCTGAAAAAATTGCTGAGAATTTTCAAAAGGCCGGAACTTTTATTCCTGGTGTTCGCCCTGGGAAAGAAACTGAAAAATACATTAAGGGAACAATTAACCGTTTAAGTATTTTAGGGTCAGTATTTTTGGCTGCAATTGCAATTTTACCTTATGTAATTAGTAAATTAACAGCTTTACCAAGTGCATTAGCAATTGGAGGAACAGGATTAATTATTATGGTATCAGTCGCATTAGAAACAATGCGTCAAGTTAAAGGACGAATTACGCAACAAGCATTTATTGATAAAAAGTCGCAACAATTAACGGATGATACTAAAGATTCATATTTATGATAG
- a CDS encoding adenylate kinase encodes MRNFILLGAPGSGKGTQSDHLVKKFGFTHISTGNIIRDNTKQNTSLGILCQQYADQGKLVPDDIMIQMVENHLQTVTGDLIWDGFPRTIAQAKKLDQLLQKLNSKVDHTLYFEIDEAKLIERITERLTCSTCGRTYHKTALPPKVSWVCDDDQTPLVQRKDDNEEKIKIRLAAYHADTAPLIEYYLNQQVLTVIDADMEGNAVWDQIMAVLK; translated from the coding sequence ATGCGAAATTTTATTTTGTTAGGAGCTCCTGGTAGTGGAAAAGGAACCCAATCAGACCATTTAGTTAAAAAGTTTGGTTTTACGCATATTTCAACCGGTAATATTATTCGTGATAATACTAAGCAAAATACATCATTAGGTATTTTGTGCCAACAGTATGCTGACCAGGGAAAATTAGTTCCTGATGATATTATGATTCAAATGGTTGAAAATCATTTACAAACAGTAACTGGTGATTTAATTTGAGATGGTTTTCCGCGCACAATTGCGCAAGCAAAAAAATTAGATCAATTATTGCAAAAACTAAATAGTAAGGTTGATCATACATTATATTTTGAAATTGATGAAGCAAAGTTAATCGAACGAATTACGGAACGTTTAACTTGTTCAACTTGTGGACGAACATATCATAAAACAGCATTGCCCCCAAAAGTGTCATGAGTTTGTGATGATGATCAAACGCCATTAGTACAACGTAAAGATGATAATGAAGAAAAAATTAAAATTAGATTAGCGGCATATCATGCTGATACTGCACCGCTAATTGAATATTATTTAAATCAGCAAGTATTAACCGTTATTGATGCTGATATGGAAGGAAATGCTGTCTGAGACCAAATTATGGCAGTTTTAAAATAA
- the infA gene encoding translation initiation factor IF-1 — translation MAKTDLLEVQGTILEVLPNTMFKVQLKNGATILAHVSGKIRMNYIRILPGDTVVVEMSPYDLERGRIVFRHK, via the coding sequence ATGGCCAAAACTGATTTATTAGAAGTACAAGGAACAATTTTAGAAGTATTACCAAATACAATGTTTAAGGTGCAATTAAAAAATGGTGCAACTATTTTAGCTCACGTTTCGGGTAAAATTCGGATGAATTACATTCGCATTTTACCCGGCGATACAGTAGTTGTTGAAATGTCACCTTATGACTTAGAACGTGGGCGTATTGTTTTTAGACATAAATAA
- the rpmJ gene encoding 50S ribosomal protein L36 — MKVRSSVKKICDKCRVIKRKKRVMIICSQPKHKQRQG; from the coding sequence ATGAAAGTAAGATCATCAGTTAAAAAAATCTGCGACAAATGTCGTGTAATTAAAAGAAAAAAGCGTGTGATGATAATTTGTTCACAGCCAAAACATAAACAACGACAAGGTTAA
- the rpsM gene encoding 30S ribosomal protein S13 yields the protein MARIGGVDIPNDKRVVIALTYIYGIGKPQSQQILKEAKISEDIRVKDLSEDELTTIRNEIAKLKTEGDLRREVALNIKRLMEIGSYRGMRHRKSLPTRGQSSKQNARTVKGPRKTVANKKK from the coding sequence ATGGCACGTATTGGCGGAGTAGATATTCCAAATGATAAGCGCGTAGTAATTGCATTAACATATATTTATGGAATTGGAAAACCACAATCACAACAAATTTTAAAAGAAGCAAAAATATCAGAAGATATTCGTGTGAAAGATTTATCAGAAGATGAATTAACAACAATTAGAAATGAAATTGCCAAATTAAAAACCGAAGGAGACTTACGACGTGAAGTTGCCTTGAATATTAAACGTTTAATGGAAATTGGAAGTTATCGTGGAATGCGTCATCGTAAAAGTTTGCCAACACGCGGACAGTCGTCAAAGCAAAATGCACGAACAGTTAAAGGACCACGTAAAACAGTTGCTAATAAGAAAAAATAG
- the rpsK gene encoding 30S ribosomal protein S11, with the protein MVVRKKTNKKKIKKNILKGIAHVHSTFNNTIVTLSDEAGNVISWASAGAMGFKGSKKSTPYAAQMVAEAAGKASQEHGMSSVQVEVKGPGPGRDAAVRSIQAIGLEITSIKDVTPIPHNGARPPKRPRG; encoded by the coding sequence ATGGTTGTTAGAAAAAAAACGAATAAGAAAAAAATTAAAAAAAATATCCTAAAAGGAATTGCACATGTTCATTCAACTTTCAATAATACAATTGTTACCCTTTCTGATGAAGCGGGTAATGTAATTTCATGAGCATCAGCAGGAGCAATGGGTTTTAAAGGAAGTAAGAAGTCAACTCCTTATGCCGCCCAAATGGTTGCTGAAGCAGCTGGAAAAGCAAGCCAAGAACACGGAATGAGTAGTGTTCAAGTTGAAGTAAAAGGCCCAGGCCCAGGGCGTGATGCTGCGGTACGGAGCATTCAAGCAATTGGATTAGAAATCACTTCAATTAAAGATGTAACGCCAATTCCTCACAATGGGGCACGTCCACCAAAAAGACCAAGAGGATAG